In Nasonia vitripennis strain AsymCx chromosome 2 unlocalized genomic scaffold, Nvit_psr_1.1 chr2_random0004, whole genome shotgun sequence, the sequence GAAATGACATCCGACTGAAGTAGACCCTCCGCTCTCTCAATGCTTATCAAACTATTCTGACATGATCGAATGCACACAGAGGGCTTGAGACGGCAGGCCCAACCCGGGGGATAAGAGaacagcaacagataacttgcctggcgtaggcaagttaccaaccgagtggcgctagtagccacatgtaaatagtctacctaagCACTGGTAGAGggcgtgcgcgcagataacacaggagagagggagcatcccgggtatataaggatccccggagccagcagcgagcattcatgatctggctctcaactgagcaacgtgcgaatggtagtactcgctgcttgctccggtctccaccatacccagtagtccatgagccccaggctctcgaatagtatgtgtgcagtccactccctctccttatagactgagatccagcatcgcttataattaaatattgaatgattaaataaataaatgaaagacatttaaaacATATAAACTATGTTAACCCTTGTTTAGCATTTCCCACTCCCATCCCCCCATCATTGTGTCACCGGTGtaggatggtagtaccctgCATTTAGGTGGCGCATCTGATTCTAGACTCATggtgagatggtagtacctcacacatcagtctaatagctgcgtggtttacctaagtgtgTGGGATATGCGTAGTGGGAATACCCTACTCATCTCCCTCTACACTCGAGCAGTTCTCCTCTGGTGGCTCGGCCATTACAGAGGATAGGGAGGTCTTTTGACCACTCAACAGATATTACCGGGTGGATCAAAGTCTGCTATCGCTCTTCGAATGTGCTTCTCCCCCGCTTTACTAACTTCGGGTCTCGAATCCTTCACGTTCGCGTATTAACCCTTCGCGGACCGTTTCATTGGCGCCCGAACAAGGACCCAAGTTTGTTATAATACGGGAGATTGACTAAGGGAGAtcattagaacatttttactttttacttTGGAGACTTGAAAGACTCCACCACAATCAATGATCCCCTTTCTTCAGTTATCGCTCGCCGAGCAACAAATACACAAGCGTCTCGATAATCTCTGCGAGGCGATCTGAGAGCTAACCAAGCGCAGCACGCGGAACTACGAAGCCCTCCAAAATGTTAACAGGAACGTCAAAACGTGTCATAAGAATGTGTTAAATCTTGATCGTGATCTACGCGTCCTGGAAAAGGGTTTCGAAGAGCTCCTCGAAGAAGAGACTGAGACACTCAAACTAATCGAGAAACTATCGACGCGAACGGACATAAAATTCCGAATCCTGAGCTCACGACTCGACTCGCTCGACCGGGAAGTCTCGAAAATAACCGACGGGATGAGTAAGCTAACGATTCACGAACCGACGTGCAGCTTAATGTAAAGCGCGGTAATGTCTCCCCCATTCTATGTGGCAATCTCaaacatcaaaaaatttttttggaatAACCCTATAATTTAGATAACAAAAATGGCTGTAGCCGCGGGTAAAACCCACAACAGGCGCTCTTTAGCGATCCTAGAAGAAATCCAAAAGTTACAAAATGAACATAATCCAGACAATGCGGAGAAAGAGCTAGAGTGGAAAGATGCTGTAGTATACGAGCTTGCCACATTAGACAAAAAACAAAGGACACTCGAAGAACGAGTAGAAAAATTAGAAACTAACGAAGACTTGGACTCTCTTGGAGAGCCACATATACGTACGAGTTTTTTAAACACGAGTAAAGAACACAAACAGTTCGAAACTATCGAGCGCATAGACGCTCTTGCCTTAACGCTTGAAAGAATCAAAAAAGAGAGTGACAATAACAAGATTGATATAGATAACTTGCAACAAAGCCATGACGCGATGAAAAAGAGGCTAGCAACCGTCGAGTCGGACTATGATGCCCTCTCTGACCAACATACTAAATTACAATCAGATTTTAAGGATATACGCACACTAATTGAAACTAAAGCATCCCAGACGGAGCTATGCCTGCGTATGCAAAAAATTATCGAGGCACAGGCAAGAGAGTCTACacgactcgaaaaactcgtaaaaaataataacggtGGCTCCTCCGAATCTACGACTGATATAACTAAACGTGTGAAAATAGCTACGCCGAAATTCAAAGGTCTACCTAGCGAAAGACCCATGAAGTTCTTGTCAGAACTCGACAATTACATAAAATTGGTCAAACCGGAAGACCATGAGCTAAAATACGTCATATCTCAAGCCTTGGAAGGCGACGCGCATAATTGGTGGTATTTACTCCAAGCGGAGGTGGATAGTTTCGAGACGTTTTCGACGCGCTTCAGGGAGCGCTACTGGAACAATCAAATTCAAAGAACAAATGGTCGAAAAGTAGAATTCGGACAGTACACCCCTGGACCTCGAAGCCGTGTCAGCTATGCCACCTATATGTTCAGTCTATCCCGCGAGCTAGAACTAAGTCTAGAAGAGCACGAGCTCGTCAAAAAGATCGCGGAGCACTTCAACCGAGACATACGACGTACAGTAACCGGGCACGAGATAAAGTCAGTAAACAAATTTCTCGAGATACTCGCAGACTACGATAACGATGACACAAATCGAAATCGAGCCAACGcgcaaaacaaacaaaataaccaaaatcaaaaacccacctacccacccGTGGGAAACAATGAGTCGAAAAACAGTCAGCCTAACAAGCCATCAAGCAACAATCCCGGTCAGAAAAAGACGTGGACGCCACACAATATAAATGTTACGCAGACAGCAGACGACACAACGAACAAGGGATCAGGGTCACAAAACAAAGGTGGGAACAAAAAACAGGGGTATAAAAAACCCCTTCAGAAAGATACTTACGACATCGACGTCTTGGATTACTTTCAAGACATAACTAACCAAAACTCGGGAAACATGCAGTAGCTGCGTCCAAGGCGGATGCACTTCCTTCTCTAGGGGAGAACGACGCAGCTGCTCAAATCGCGTCCATAATGGAAAACCCGCGCAACGAATTACTGCACGATGTTAACCCGGACGGTCGCGAAGTGGAAATATCCCACAAAACGCGACGGATCGGTAAGGCCGTGCCTAAACGCACAAAAATTAAACATGGTTCTCCAAAACAATTACGAGGGACCTCCCGGTATCGACGAGGTACTACAACGATGCGCTGATAGGCCAATAACAAGCGTAACGGATTTCACGGCTAGTTACTGGCAAATCAGACAAGCAGAAAGTTCTCGAAAATACACCACGTTCAAAGTCGACAGTCACGTCTACGAATTCAATGTTGTACCGTTCGGTATTAAAACAAGTGGATCCGCGTTAATTCGAGGACTGGCGGAAGCCACGTGGGATTTCAATGAATTTCTGGTACTGTTTGTAGATGATCTAATGATCAAATCGCGTACGTTTGAAGAACATATAGAACACCTCGACAAATTATACGAAAGGCTAATCGAACATAATTTAcgattgaatttcaaaaaagtcTAAATTTTTCTGTGAAGAGATAGAATTTCTCGGGTATTATATTTCCGCAAAAGGAATACGACCGGATCCGGAGAAAATACGTACAATTCGAAAACAGCTACAAAGCTTTATCGGATTCATAAATTtctattcaaaatttacaaaacactTCGCTGAAAGTCTAATaccattattaaatttaatgagAAAAGACGTACTGTTCCACTGGACAACCGAACATCAAGAAGcgttcgaaaaaataaaaacgctttttgatgataacataattttaaaatacgccGATCCAAAAAAGCCGTACATACTGACGACAGACGCGTCAGACTTCGCGCTCGCCGCGGTCCTCTCTCAACTAAACGATGAGGGAGAGGAAGAAGTAGTATGCTTTGTAAGCAGAACACTCAAGGGTAGCGAAAGCTCATATTTCACCACAGAAAAAGAAATGCTAGCCCTCGTGTGGTCACTTCACAAGCTCGATACATATTTAAGGAGGGCAAGCGAAATTAGAGTCCGTACGGATCACGAGGCTCTAACATTCCTAAGAACTTGCAAGTTCAACAACCAGAGATTACAGAGGTGGAACCTCGCGATCCAGGACTTTAATTTAAATCCAACGCACATACCAGGGAAACAAAATGCAGTAGCAGACTACCTTAGCCGCATGGAcgaaagcgaaaaaagtaAGGCAGAAAGCCAATCCGAAATCATAATTTCCGCCATCGTCCAGTAAAAACCAAGCCGCGAACTCATtaatatatgtaaaaatatagaaaagagCCAGAGGCGGGATCCTCAAACGCGTACACTAATTAGACGAGCTTGTAAACAAAGACGAAAAAACTTGTAAACGGTATGAGCTAATAGATCAtgtattgtataaaaaagCGAAAGAACGATCAAAAATTGTAATACCAAATAGCGTGTTAAGAGATTTTATAAACGAGGTACACGCGATATACGGCCACATAGGGTGgcgaaaattaaataaaatactatGCGAGCATTTTTACGCATCAGGCTTACGCAGAAAGATagcgaaaattttaaaaacatgtgaCAGTTGCCAACGCACTAAACATTTAACTAAAAAATACAGGGAAATGTCACAGCCTATCTTGACGCAAAAGCCCGGTgaattactgtcaatagactTTTAGGGTCCACTTCCTACCTCGGCGGGGGGAGTAAAATACTTATTAACAAGTATAGATGTTTTCAGTAAATACGTTGTGTTTTACCCTCTTTGAGCAACAGCTCACGCGGTAATTAAATAACTGACAGAGGATTATATACCGACGTACGGTAAACCAGAAGCGGTAATACGCGACCACGGGACGCAATTTACGAGCGACAAATTTGTAAACGcgttaaaaaactaaaatattaaacttgtaTACTCATCTATCCGACACCCTCAAAGCAATATTGTAGAAAGGGTACATAGAGAGTTAGGACGATTTTTTCGTACGTTTATAAGCGACAAACATAAAGGTTGGTCGCGATAcgtgaaaataatacaaaatatgtTGGAGTAATCCTAGTTGGATGGTCGGTGAGGAGAACTCGTAAAAAAATTAGGCACTGATATTCTTGTTGTAACActctatttattttcattttggtGTATGATTTGTAGGTTTCTCTGAATTGTATCCAGATCATCATCAAAGATTTTCAACTTGTGATTTCCTTCCATCTGAGTGCAGTCCCCTGCAGATTTGTTATCGCACCACAGGGTAACAGGATACATAGTTTTCCCTGTTATATCTCTGATAGCTTTATCCAACGATACAATTTCTTGGCAAGCATTGCTCATTGCCAAGCACTCAGCTTGGCAGGTAGAGAGTGATACGTAAACTTGTTTATAGCTTCTCCATATAATTGAGTCGtcatacaattttattacatatccTCCAGTTGAAGATGAGTCTTCACAATCTCTGAAGCTAGCGTCTGTCATTGCTTCCATATACTCATTTTCTGCTCTGAAAATCAAACCTATATCTGAATTTCCTCTGAGGTATCTGAAAATCCTTTTTACTTCCTTCCAGTCACTTTCAGTGGGTGACAGCTGTTTTCTTGATAGAAAGTTTACTGCAAATGCAATATCAGGTCTGGTGGCATCTGCCAGATATAGTAAGCTTCTTATAGCTTCCCTATACGGTGCATGAGTTACTATCTGAGCTTCTTCTGAATTTATGAGTTCTCTTTTTCGAACCTGTCTTGTAACCATAGGTGTTTTCTGTGGCTTACTATCTTTCATATTGAAACGTTCCAGACATTTCTCTATGTACTCTGATTGTGacagttttaatattttctgatCTCTGTCTCTGGTTATTTTcatgcctaaaaataatttaggttCTTCTAAGTCTTTCATCTGAAAGGTAgaacataatttttcttttatctgttTTAGTTTCGTCTGATTGTTGCCTGCTACAATGATGTCGTCTACATATAGCAGTAATACTACCATCTGATGTTGTAATCTCCACGTGAACAGACATGGTTCATTTATGTCCTTTTCTAGTCCAAGTTCCAAAGCAACTTCTGAGAAGCGTTTGTTCCATCGCTTGGGACTTATTCTGAGGCCATACAAGGATTTTTGGAGTTtacatactttatttttcttaatggaTGGGTCTATTTTTATACCATCTGGTATTTCCATGAATATGTCATCTTCAAGCGTTCCATTCAGAAATGCTGTCTTGACGTCCATCTGATAAGCAGTtaaatttaacttattaatGATTGAAAAAGTCGCTCTAACGATTGGCAATCTTGAGACTGGTGCGTAATTTTCTCTGAGTTCATATTCTTTTCTATCCTTGAATCCTCTGATAACTAATCTTCCTTTGTAAGTCGTCTGACCGTCTTCTGAGATTTTCCTTTTGAATACCCATTTGGAATCAATGATGTGTGCCTTTTTGCCATCTTTGTCTAGAGAGGGTCTGTCTACTATTGTCCACACATTATTGTCTTCCATAGACTTTAACTCTTGTTTTATTGCTTCTGACCATTTATGTTTGTCGTCTGATTCAATAGCTTCTTTATGACTGACAGGATCTCTGTTCATTCgtgctataaaaatatgtccaagttcatcttcttctgagTGTGTATCTCTGGTTTCTCCAATTGGAGTAGATACTTGGTATTTTCTACTTCGACTACTGCTTCTCTGAGATGTGTCCAAGTTCGTCTGTTTGTCTTGGCTTTTCTTTCTAGACAAGGTCGTTTTTCTGGTTCAGGTTTCTTAGCCTTTGAATCTTCTGAATTTTTGTcatctgcttttctcttctgatttttctctttctctgatttTGAATCTTTTGGTATATCTGGTTGTGTTTTGACAACATCTGTTGATATTTCTAGTGtctctgatttttctcttagGTCAGTTTTATACACATCCCTATACACcagtttttcattaaatctcacGTGTCTGGATGTAATGAATCTCTGAGATTCTGAGTGCCACAAAACATAACCAGTTTGAGAATATCCAACCATGATTGTACGGATTGCTCTGTCTGAAAACTTGTTCGTCGCATTCGGTATTTTGGCATAGGCCAAACATCCGAAACGCCTGATTTTGTCTAGATGCATGTTTCCATTTGGAACCATTTTCTTGATTGGTATCTCTGAATCGATTCCTTTGTGTGGAGTTCTATTATAGATATGGACCGCCACTTCCAAAGCGAGTATCCACATGCTCTTGGGTAGACCAGAGTCTATCATGAGCGCTCTGATTTTCCACTGTATggttttgttaaacctttcaGCGGTTCCATTATGTTGTGGAGTGTAAGGAGGTGCGAACTCTCCttcaattttctccttttccatAACTTCTGAAAATTTACCTTCAGTAAATTCAGTGCCATTATCCGTTCGGATGAAACACACTTTTTCCTCTTTGCCCAGTAAATTTCTTGTAGTTACcaagaatttttctaagtAATCTCCAGCTTCACTTTTGTGTTTAGTAGAGTATGCTTTGGCAAATCTGGTGTGATCATCAATAAATcctattatgaatttattttccccAGGATACGAGACTGGTTTAATTGGTCCcattgtgtctgtgtgtaccCTTTCTAATGGCCTTGTTGCTCTGACTCTGACTTCTGAGAACGGCaggttttccatttttgctaGGACGCAAACATCGCAGTCTGTAATGGACTTGTCGAATTTTACCTTTCTGAGTTTATCTTCTGACTTTTGTAGCAATAGTAAATATTGCAGAGAAGCGTGACCTAATTTGATATGCCAGAGCATTCCTTCGTTCAGCTTCTTTTCTTGTCTAGCTGATTTGTTGTCCACATTGTTTTGTAGATATTTCAGCATTTCTTCTGACGAGTCGTCTATATTTAGGATTTTCCTGTTCAGAATTTGTTCATCTAAGTTTGTATCACAAACTTCTCTCTGACTAGATGAATTTGATTCTTGTACAGGTCGTTCTTGCTGCTTCTCCCTCCCAATCTCAGTCAGATTCATCTGAGTTCCCTCTGATGCGTTAGTTTCATCTGATTCGTTTTGATCCTCAAGATCCTTGATATCTGACTGAGATTGCTGCAAGAACTCGTCTACCGAGACTATGTTAGCCGTGCATGAATACTTATCGTAGACTACTTGTTGCTCGACTGATTGTTCATGTTTTGCTACGTTTAAAGAAATTATCCAGTTTGGCTTTTCATACGTCCCAGCTAAATACTCTTCGTCTGAATTTTTATCGTatattttaagtattttattatccaaATAAATACTCAAACCTACGTCTGCAAAACGTCTGAGAGAGATCAGATtgtctgaaatatttttggcagaaattacatttgtcaaaattattttgttattctcatttgattctgattttaaaattaaatctcctTTGCCGTCTATAGAGATGTTtgctgatttatttttatttgcacttCTGATATATTCGCCTGAACTTTTTCTGAAGTTACTTAAaattatgctcttatttactaTATGCTCTGTTGCGCCAGAGTCCGAAATAAGTACTAGTTTTGTAggtgttttattaattatatgtgTGTTGTTACCTGTTAGCATCGCTTTGACCTTGTATCCCTTCTTTTGATTTCGGCCTGGTGTTTGTATATCGACCTTGCGTTTGAAAGATCCCCTTCTTACATTATTTCCTCCACCTCTGACATTATTATAACCACCCCTTCCTCTGTTACCTCTACCTCTGAAGTTATTACTGTTGTGTTTGTGTTGTTGTATGTATAAGATTTTACATACCCATCTTTGGGATTATCCTTATTTGGACAATCATCCCGTTTGTGTGGAGCTACAGCCTGGCAATAAAAGCAGTACCATAGATTGTACTCTTTAAGAGGACAAAAGGCTGCTCTGTGTCCCACCTTATTGCAGCGATAACACTTGTCTGTGATTATCGCCTGTTTAGCTGCAATTTTTTGCCTGTCGTCTGAAGGCTGACCGTCTGATTTGCGTCTGTCTGATTCCAGCTGTAGTATCAAAGTTTTTATGTCATCAAGGCTCATCTCTGATTTGGTTGCTTGAAGTCTGATAATATTGGCCGATctgatttctttaaattttatactaaCAGCTTGAAAGAAGGCCGATCTTATCTCTTCCTCCGTCAGAGGTGTTTtggtaatacaattttcaaaatctctgaTAATAGAGTCAAAACGATCGCAAAATTCGTTTACTGATTCTCTATTGTTCATTTTGAGACTATGTAATTTTTCTCTGACTGAAGAATCGGTAACATTGGCCTCTGCTCGTCTGAactctttgattttattgaCTATTTCTAATGGatcttttatttgtaaaatcttaTTATGGTGATAATCATCTACGCGACTTATTAGAATGTCTCTGACTTGGTCTTTTCTGTTTTGTCTTTCTATTACTGTCTCTGAAACGTCTGATTGTTGAGAATCGTCAAGTGTGTCTGCAAGATTATTAGCTTTTAATTCAGTATTTATATTGTCTAACCAAATGTTAAGTggtactttttttgttaatttataatttctctttatgtttatttttgaattagttGCGTTTAGGGCAATAGATCGTCTGAGTTCATTACAAGCTCTGCTGAGGTCGCCTAATGCGCTTGTTCCGTCTGATAAGTTTGTTGAATTGATATTGTTACTAAACTCTGTCTCACTTATGTCTCTGAGTGTGGAACTGGCAGGGTGGATAATTACCTCTGAagttaattttcttatttgtTCTGTGAGTTTTTGTATGACGGTGTTTAGGTTGTCGATATTTTGCTTCATATCAAGTATGGCTACTGTTTGATCTCTGATTATTTCAGCATGATTGTCGAGTATATCGGAGTGTCTCTCGAGAGCATTCTCCAGATTATCCATTCTCCACTCCATTTGTGAG encodes:
- the LOC116416292 gene encoding uncharacterized protein LOC116416292 produces the protein MSEWSLSDPLPSNEKEVANEGNENQVDDHLNIHQDSDIEGYTPPGTPPKRDMEGKSQPTDSQMEWRMDNLENALERHSDILDNHAEIIRDQTVAILDMKQNIDNLNTVIQKLTEQIRKLTSEVIIHPASSTLRDINTLDDSQQSDVSETVIERQNRKDQVRDILISRVDDYHHNKILQIKDPLEIVNKIKEFRRAEANVTDSSVREKLHSLKMNNRESVNEFCDRFDSIIRDFENCITKTPLTEEEIRSAFFQAVSIKFKEIRSANIIRLQATKSEMSLDDIKTLILQLESDRRKSDGQPSDDRQKIAAKQAIITDKCYRCNKVGHRAAFCPLKEYNLWYCFYCQAVAPHKRDDCPNKDNPKDGGRGNRGRGGYNNVRGGGNNVRRGSFKRKVDIQTPGRNQKKGYKVKAMLTDEEYLAGTYEKPNWIISLNVAKHEQSVEQQVVYDKYSCTANIVSVDEFLQQSQSDIKDLEDQNESDETNASEGTQMNLTEIGREKQQERPVQESNSSSQREVCDTNLDEQILNRKILNIDDSSEEMLKYLQNNVDNKSARQEKKLNEGMLWHIKLGHASLQYLLLLQKSEDKLRKVKFDKSITDCDVCVLAKMENLPFSEVRVRATRPLERVHTDTMGPIKPVSYPGENKFIIGFIDDHTRFAKAYSTKHKSEAGDYLEKFLVTTRNLLGKEEKVCFIRTDNGTEFTEGKFSEVMEKEKIEGEFAPPYTPQHNGTAERFNKTIQWKIRALMIDSGLPKSMWILALEVAVHIYNRTPHKGIDSEIPIKKMVPNGNMHLDKIRRFGCLAYAKIPNATNKFSDRAIRTIMVGYSQTGYVLWHSESQRFITSRHVRFNEKLVYRDVYKTDLREKSETLEISTDVVKTQPDIPKDSKSEKEKNQKRKADDKNSEDSKAKKPEPEKRPCLERKAKTNRRTWTHLREAVVEVENTKYLLQLEKPEIHTQKKMNLDIFL